One stretch of Hypomesus transpacificus isolate Combined female unplaced genomic scaffold, fHypTra1 scaffold_258, whole genome shotgun sequence DNA includes these proteins:
- the map2k4b gene encoding LOW QUALITY PROTEIN: dual specificity mitogen-activated protein kinase kinase 4b (The sequence of the model RefSeq protein was modified relative to this genomic sequence to represent the inferred CDS: inserted 2 bases in 1 codon), with translation MATPSPNSNSTTSSNSNIAGSTSHHHPQPQHLTTVSSMQETNTCWRCQNETGFQISLSGVTQSKRKALKLNFANPPVKPATRLPLHPXPAPSFQNPHIERLRTHSIESSGKLKISPEQHCDFTAEDLRDLGEIGRGAYGSVNKMVHKPSGQIMAVKRIRSTVDEKEQKQLLMDLDVVMRSSDCLYIVQFYGALFREGDCWICMELMSTSFDKFYKYVYCALDDVIPEEILGKITLATVKALNHLKENLKIIHRDIKPSNILMDRRGNIKLCDFGISGQLVDSIAKTRDAGCRPYMAPERIDPSASRQGYDVRSDVWSLGITLYELATGRFPYPKWNSVFDQLTQVVKGEPPQLCNSEDRQFSPKFINFVNLCLTKDESKRPKYKELLKHPFILMYEERSVDVASYVCRILDLIPTSPMSPMYVD, from the exons ATGGCGACTCCCAGTCCCAACAGCAACTCAACAACCTCCAGCAACAGCaacatagcaggatccacatcGCACCACCACCCTCAGCCTCAACACCTGACAACCGTTAGCAGCATGCAAG AGACCAACACGTGCTGGAGATGTCAAAATGAAACAG GGTTTCAGATAAGCCTGTCTGGAGTGACCCAAA GTAAACGCAAGGCCCTCAAGCTGAACTTCGCCAACCCCCCAGTGAAGCCAGCCACCcgactccccctccaccc ccccgccccctccttccAGAACCCACACAT AGAGCGTCTGCGGACCCACAGCATCGAGTCGTCAGGCAAGCTGAAGATCTCTCCGGAGCAGCACTGCGACTTCACGGCCGAGGACCTGAGAGACCTGGGGGAGATCGGCCGCGGGGCCTACGGCTCCGTCAACAAGATGGTCCACAAGCCCAGCGGACAGATCATGGCCGTCAAG AGGATCCGCTCCACGGTGGATGAGAAGGAGCAGAAGCAGCTGCTGATGGACCTGGACGTGGTGATGAGGAGCAGCGACTGTCTCTACATCGTCCAGTTCTACGGCGCTCTCTTCAGAGAG GGGGATTGCTGGATATGTATGGAACTAATGTCTACCTCATTTGACAAATTCTACAAATATGTATATTGTGCATTAGATGACGTCATTCCAGAGGAAATATTAGGCAAAATTACATTAGCA ACAGTTAAAGCACTGAACCACTTAAAGGAAAACTTGAAAATTATTCACAGAG aCATCAAACCTTCCAACATTCTCATGGACCGTAGAGGCAACATCAAGCTGTGTGACTTTGGCATTAGTGGTCAGCTGGTTGACTCCATAGCCAAGACCAGAGACGCAGGCTGTAGACCTTACATGGCG cctGAGAGGATAGACCCCAGCGCTTCCAGACAGGGATACGACGTGCGCTCAGACGTGTGGAGTTTGGGAATCACCTTG TATGAGCTGGCTACCGGCAGGTTCCCCTACCCCAAGTGGAACAGTGTGTTTGACCAGCTGACCCAGGTGGTGAAAGGAGAACCTCCACAGCTCTGCAACTCTGAGGACCGCCAGTTCTCCCCCAAGTTCATCAACTTTGTCAACTTATG CCTTACGAAGGACGAGTCCAAAAGACCCAAGTACAAGGAGCTCCTG
- the adprm gene encoding manganese-dependent ADP-ribose/CDP-alcohol diphosphatase produces the protein MIGMEGCSQPLFTFGVIADIQYADIDDGFNFKRTRKRYYKSSLRLLRNAIESWETAPVKPAFILQLGDIIDGFNKKYDASHQALEAVMKEFESCPASVHHVWGNHEFYNFSRESLLHSTLNSTTFSDRGGRPPTGDIYAYHFSPVPGFRFVLLDAYDVSLLGREESSEQYQQAMTLLKEHNSNEDLNHPPASYGLVQRFVKFNGGFSKEQLDWLERVLIQADEAHERVTVLSHLPVHPDSTDPICLAWNYDQLLSILRSHSSVVCFMAGHDHEGGYHRDSQSGVHYLTLEGVIETPPDRNAFGTFSVYPDGMILKGCGRISDRELLFP, from the exons ATGATCGGAATGGAAGGCTGTTCGCAACCATTGTTTACATTTGGAGTTATCGCTGACATTCAATACGCCGATATTGACGATGGATTCAATTTCAAACGTACACGGAAACGATATTATAAGAGCAGCCTTCGGCTTCTTCGCAATGCCATAGAAAGCTGGGAAACGGCACCTGTCAAACCCGCGTTCATTCTTCAGCTCGGAGACATTATCGATGGCTTCAACAAGAAATACGACGCGTCGCATCAAGCGTTGGAAGCGGTCATGAAAGAGTTCGAGTCATGTCCAGCGAGTGTTCATCACGTTTGGGGCAATCACGAGTTTTATAATTTCAGCAGAGAGAGTCTACTGCATTCCACCCTGAACAGTACGACATTTTCTGACAGGGGAGGGCGGCCCCCAACTGGTGACATTTACGCCTACCACTTCAGTCCAGTCCCCGGCTTCCGGTTTGTCCTCCTTGATGCTTACGACGTAAGCCTGCTAGGGAGAGAGGAGTCAAGTGAACAATATCAGCAGGCAATGACACTTTTGAAAGAGCACAACAGTAATGAAGATCTTAACCACCCTCCAG CCTCTTATGGTCTTGTGCAGAGGTTCGTGAAGTTTAACGGGGGATTCAGTAAGGAGCAGCTTGATTGGCTGGAACGAGTTCTGATACAAGCCGACGAGGCCCACGAGAGGGTCACTGTCCTTA GCCACCTCCCTGTGCACCCTGACTCTACTGACCCAATCTGCCTGGCCTGGAACTACGACCAACTGCTGTCCATCCTGCGTTCTCACAGCAGTGTGGTCTGCTTTATGGCAGGACACGACCACGAAGGCGGTTACCATAGAGACTCCCAGTCAGGCGTGCATTACCTTACTCTGGAGGGTGTCATCGAGACCCCTCCGGACAGAAATGCTTTTGGAACATTCTCGGTTTATCCGGATGGAATGATCCTAAAGGGTTGTGGCAGGATTTCTGATAGAGAACTTCTGTTCCCATGA